One genomic region from Candida albicans SC5314 chromosome 6, complete sequence encodes:
- a CDS encoding uncharacterized protein (Ortholog(s) have cellular bud tip, cytoplasm localization), with the protein MSTNSTSDRFPNSYWSIDYVTGLNNLKSQSFKSLKQLHELRKLVFNYMTYYHANSEFLNKSSIDLFPVESTFLPFEYNPRSVSNTPTTSPYRKRIVSNETTVSKQETITPKHETTMTTAYSEYIDYMSQESTILLNLTSIIDRDVLQDITMYLKYHEPKIHQQFTRLDEVYNNYLKSYKNIERLKSRHIEQLRLKEFSQSQVEQTKSSPEETVEDQSQHSSSFEESYADEDLEDEEIDNTFDLSFPLHIGTVVVSSAEELQLIMNQLITKVPITMRKIPLPGYKNEIFNSESISKVLLTIPIKGFKPSRLNIEKFGQGLLDLKLMTSSNFFNKKFKSEGMWFEWSDLAVYFAQFKSSSAASSVKDTSSIGSNTTSTTNKSSAISSPKNGRSKFISDMAETTTRFNAMFNNVRSSILKTNHAEILEDIEDSYNEEILNLQEFKYLLENGLFDLSQYLEKFEKMKIEIIYKSLSRLSEILLKFQKEQTTKLEAFSNNFIRNINKSENYLHDFNKTMEHFSTGIYFPSVITPDTNVRSTSIGTNYQNLKYQFDLYKDIPLQLQNNFNSDNESLLSIASIPYILYQTIKIIEERSNDNVEVVRKLWMAPIEYQSQWRIKQDIIQLVADYTPDLKNDISNKYLIEQEFCNQVLKHLKAQKTNDVIIFVKNWLLEISDSIIPFVIFDSLMNLYNQENVAAADLIKLLSTIPRSNLASLIYVIEYFGNLFALGSIPNYEISDELPEESLLESIEEASIVQVSNELNSMDTIGSIPIMHLILRPSTSKNSTGFKPPLDKYKRIMVDILKLDVRTELLKHLIEHEINYKSKKEAEKLQVKKIPVPVPVPVPVSESESPQTPPQAKVDSIDRSTPAIVHPQPTQPNKQKRPESAEFTLRPFRTRPTPVPSPQSSPKRGAFPTFTGSLSSGASTTKSPTPPLSQPTTTNQLLPAASHHTNRGRSLSNSFITPRIEIEFEN; encoded by the coding sequence ATGTCAACTAACTCTACCTCTGACAGATTTCCAAATCTGTATTGGTCAATAGATTATGTTACAGGGTTAAATAATCTTAAATCTCAATCATTCAAATCACTTAAACAATTGCATGAATTGAGAAAATTAGTATTTAATTATATGACTTATTATCATGCCAATAGtgaatttttgaataaatcaaGCATTGATCTATTTCCAGTGGAAAGTACTTTTTTACCATTTGAGTACAATCCTAGATCCGTTTCAAACACTCCTACCACATCACCCTATCGGAAAAGAATAGTATCCAATGAAACAACCGTGTCTAAACAAGAAACAATTACACCTAAACATGAAACCACCATGACTACTGCTTATAGTGAATATATCGATTACATGTCACAAGAATCAACAATcttattgaatttaacTTCAATTATTGATCGTGACGTGCTTCAAGATATCACTATGTATTTGAAATACCACGAACCCAAGATCCATCAACAGTTTACCCGATTAGATGAGgtttataataattatttgaagaGTTACAAGAACATTGAAAGATTGAAATCAAGGCacattgaacaattgagGTTGAAGGAGTTTTCTCAATCTCAAGttgaacaaacaaaaagtaGTCCCGAAGAAACAGTTGAGGACCAACTGCAAcattcatcttcatttgAAGAATCTTATGCCGACGAAGATTTAGAAGATGAGGAAATTGACAATACTTTTGATTTGAGCTTCCCATTGCATATAGGCACGGTTGTTGTATCTTCAGCAGAAGAGTTGCAACTAATTATGAACCAATTAATAACCAAAGTCCCTATTACTATGAGAAAGATCCCTTTACCCGGTTATAAgaatgaaattttcaatagtGAATCAATATCGAAAGTTTTACTTACTATACCAATCAAAGGGTTTAAACCTTCAAGATTGAACATTGAAAAGTTTGGACAAGGGTTActtgatttaaaattaatgacgagtagtaattttttcaacaaaaaatttaaaagtGAAGGAATGTGGTTTGAATGGTCTGATTTGGCCGTATACTTTGCCCAGTTCAAATCTTCACTGGCAGCATCATCAGTAAAAGATACCAGTAGTATAGGGTCAAACACAACTTCAACTACTAATAAATCAAGTGCAATTTCTTCACCAAAAAATGGTCGATCTAAGTTTATTTCTGACATGGCTGAGACCACCACCAGATTTAATGCCATGTTTAATAATGTTAGAAGTTcgatattgaaaacaaatcatGCGGAAATACTTGAAGACATAGAAGACAGTtataatgaagaaatctTGAATTTACAAGAATTCAAGTATTTATTAGAGAATggattatttgatttatctcaatatttagaaaaatttgaaaaaatgaaaatagaaattatTTACAAGAGTTTATCAAGATTGCTGgaaattttattgaaattccAAAAGGAACAAACTACCAAATTAGAAgctttttcaaacaattttattcgaaacattaataaatcagaaaattatcttcatgattttaataaaactaTGGAACATTTTAGCACTGGAATATATTTCCCAAGTGTAATTACACCCGACACCAATGTGAGATCGACCAGTATTGGGActaattatcaaaatttgaaatatcaatttgatttatataaagATATTCCAttacaattacaaaataatttcaattcagaTAATGAGTCGTTATTAAGTATTGCGTCGATTCCCTATATTTTATaccaaacaataaaaatcatTGAAGAGAGAAGCAATGATAATGTTGAAGTTGTTAGAAAATTATGGATGGCACCAATTGAATATCAAAGTCAATGGAGAATAAAGCAAGACATTATCCAACTTGTTGCTGATTATACACCAGATTTGAAAAACGATATttccaataaatatttgattgagCAAGAATTTTGCAATCAAGTGTTGAAACATTTAAAGGCTCAAAAGACCAATGACGtgataatttttgttaAAAATTGGTTACTTGAAATTAGCGATTCTATCATTCCATTTGTTATATTTGATAGTTTGATGAATTTATACAATCAAGAGAACGTTGCAGCGGCCGATTTAATCAAGCTTCTTTCCACTATTCCTAGAAGTAATTTGGCGTCATTAATTTATgttattgaatattttggtAATTTATTTGCCCTTGGTAGTATTCCGAATTATGAAATTTCAGATGAATTACCAGAAGAATCATTATTGGAGTCAATAGAAGAAGCCAGCATTGTTCAAGTTTccaatgaattgaattcaatggATACTATTGGATCTATACCTATTAtgcatttgattttaagaccatcaacttcaaaaaATTCTACTGGGTTTAAACCACCATTGGATAAATATAAACGTATAATGgttgatattttgaaacttgATGTGCGGACtgaattattgaaacatttgattgaacatgaaattaattataaatCTAAAAAAGAAGCCGAAAAATTACAAGTTAAAAAGATTCCAGTACCAGTACCAGTACCAGTACCAGTATCAGAATCAGAATCTCCTCAAACTCCACCACAGGCAAAAGTGGATTCCATTGATAGAAGTACGCCAGCGATTGTACATCCACAACCAACTCAACCAAACAAGCAAAAACGTCCAGAAAGTGCAGAATTCACTTTGAGACCTTTTAGGACAAGACCAACACCGGTTCCAAGCCCCCAATCATCACCTAAGCGTGGCGCATTTCCAACTTTTACTGGCTCATTGAGCTCTGGAGCTTCAACAACTAAACTGCCAACTCCACCACTATCACAACCTACAACAACTAACCAATTATTGCCAGCTGCTTCACATCATACTAATCGTGGACGTAGTTTGAGTAACTCATTTATTACCCCTAGAATTGagattgaatttgaaaactag
- a CDS encoding uncharacterized protein (Putative mitochondrial inner membrane magnesium transporter; possibly an essential gene, disruptants not obtained by UAU1 method) has translation MIPIRSSITRILPNGFLSKPFLRQLNKKSKPNPHKNKNFDSFNEVFIHKTLLSSIKQHNDTDYVRCSIFNANGDMIQHGKEILKSQFIKRYNLTPRDFRKFNWQRSATGTTTTSSSSSSSAGQTSSGTSKSSSSSSSSSSPHSTISALSLSNSSLGSSTNVDIVPNITIRRNSILVQLLNIRALINHDQLIIFDNSSSFQNSHVSSYTHSQCLKDLSQRLKSTNLDGLPFEFKALEGILIYIVSNLNMEMKVHNTVLQNIITGLEDSIDRNKLRYLLIESKKIHQFHRKITLIKNCLEDLLENDDELNDLYITEKFNSEGDGQPRQGTNHEEIEMLLENYYQTIDEIVQIVENLKNQIKTTEDLINVVLDSNRNQLMLLGLKFSTGLLSMGVALYVSALYGMNLENFIEEIDGGFEVVTVVSTIALIALLLFSVKQLKKVEKVTMTSLNDQRK, from the coding sequence ATGATACCTATAAGATCTTCAATAACTAGAATACTACCGAACGGTTTTTTATCCAAACCTTTCCTACGTCagttgaataaaaaatcaaagcCAAATCCACataagaataaaaattttgattcattcAATGAAGTATTTATTCATAAAACTTTactatcatcaattaaacaaCATAATGATACTGATTATGTTCGATGTTCAATATTCAATGCCAATGGTGATATGATTCAACATGGTAAAGAAATCTTGAAAAGTCAATTTATAAAACGATATAATTTAACACCAAGAGATTTTAGGAAATTCAATTGGCAAAGATCAGCAAcaggaacaacaacaacttcttcttcatcatcttcatcagcGGGACAAACATCATCTGGGACATCCAAATCATCAAGCTCATCTTCACTGTCTTCATCTCCACATTCTACAATATCCGCATTATCTTTAAGTAATTCTTCCCTTGGATCATCAACTAACGTTGATATTGTCCCCAATATTACTATTCGACGTAACAGTATACTAGtacaattattaaacaTTCGAGCTTTAATTAATCATGATCAACTAATCATTTTCGATAATTCATCAAGTTTCCAAAATTCCCATGTTTCTTCTTATACCCACCTGCAATGTCTTAAAGATTTAAGTCAACGATTAAAATCTACAAATTTGGATGGATTACCATTTGAATTCAAAGCTCTTGAAGGAATATTGATTTACATTGTTTCGAATTTAAATATGGAAATGAAAGTTCATAATACTGTGttacaaaatattattactgGTTTAGAAGATAGTATTGATCGAAATAAATTACGGTATTTGTTAATTgaactgaaaaaaattcatcaattccATCGGAAAATTACCTTAATTAAGAATTGTTTAGAAGATTTATTggaaaatgatgatgaattaaatgatttatatattactgaaaaattcaatagTGAAGGTGATGGACAACCACGACAGGGGACAAATcatgaagaaattgaaatgttattagaaaattattatcaaaccattgatgaaattgttcaaattgtggaaaatttgaaaaatcaaattaaaactactgaagatttaattaatgtGGTTTTGGATTCTAAtagaaatcaattaatgCTATTAGGATTGAAATTTTCTACAGGATTGTTATCGATGGGGGTAGCATTATATGTGTCAGCATTATATGGAATGAATTTAGAGAATTTCATAGAAGAAATAGATGGTGGTTTTGAAGTTGTTACAGTGGTTTCTACAATTGCTTTGATTGCATTACTTTTATTCAGTgtcaaacaattgaaaaaagttgaaaaagtaACCATGACAAGTTTAAATGATCAAcggaaataa
- a CDS encoding uncharacterized protein (Protein with a predicted serine/threonine kinase and tyrosine kinase domain; possibly an essential gene, disruptants not obtained by UAU1 method), with protein MNYTRVNSSEELEVYEEVGRGGFGVVYRGIIKSTNQEVAIKQIDLEKDSTDLIEINKEIQIISECHCQQITSYMGSFVKNYKLWVIMEFIDGGSIFELLKPGPIDDEKIVSFILYEILLALNYLHNQGKIHRDLKSQNILISKTGDIKLTDFGVSTQLSSNFSKRNTTVGTPYWMAPEVIVNNNGGHSYKADIWSLGCCCYEMFTGKPPLQSKYPPMRALRLISKCQKNQDFIKLIELNELDISWEFKDFLHQCFIEDPKLRASASKLLKHKFITKHIHDKDKIKLLKKLITKKQLWNQQNHIVKTQNYYVPTEIYNNQLKWNMDDQNGNENQQTELTKESGDQHTGNTIKFDISSLMLNNDLEDDIEEDVEDDAHEERKSSPSSEPNDDIIGFFKNDFNNILTKIFNKIDNRNQLSRLQYDQLVEMNNLMGQLITNDNGGTNNNRKILLFQYLKYLIKELLKEKNSHINRLILPSSILHNTGTNGITTNISGNTLVNNNNHVTNMTNFTTNGILSSTTSTTTVNHNRTTSHTWTKFDEIESSLLESWINRMEQDN; from the coding sequence ATGAATTATACTAGAGTCAATTCAAGTGAAGAATTAGAAGTATATGAAGAAGTTGGTCGGGGTGGATTTGGAGTAGTTTATCGAGgtataatcaaatcaacaaatcaagAGGTAGccattaaacaaattgatttagaaaaagaTCTGACGGACTTGATAGAAATCAATAAAGAAATCCAAATCATATCAGAATGTCATTGTCAACAAATCACCAGTTATATGGGATCATTtgtgaaaaattataaattatggGTGATTATGGAATTTATTGATGGTGGATCAATATTTGAACTATTAAAACCAGGACCAATAGATGACGAAAAAATTGTTAGTTTTATCTTGTATGAAATATTATTAGCattgaattatttacaTAATCAAGGAAAAATTCATCGTGATTTAAAAAgtcaaaatattttaatatCTAAAACTGGTGATATTAAATTGACAGATTTTGGTGTGTCAACACAATTGTCCtcaaatttttctaaaaGAAATACTACTGTGGGTACTCCATATTGGATGGCACCTGAAGtaattgttaataataatggtggACATAGTTATAAAGCTGATATCTGGTCATtaggttgttgttgttatgaAATGTTCACGGGGAAACCACCATTACAATCAAAATATCCTCCAATGAGAGCACTTCGATTAATTTCTAAATGTCAAAAGAATCaagattttattaaattaattgaattaaatgaattggaCATATCTTGGGAATTTAAAGATTTCTTGCATCAATGCTTTATTGAAGATCCTAAATTAAGAGCAAGTGCTAgtaaattgttgaaacaTAAATTTATTACGAAACATATCCACGATAAGgataaaattaaacttcttaaaaaattaattaccAAAAAGCAATTGTGGAATCAACAAAACCATATAGTTAAAactcaaaattattatgtCCCGACAGAAATCTATAATAATCAACTCAAATGGAATATGGATGACCAGAATGGGAATGAGAACCAACAAACAGAACTTACAAAGGAAAGTGGAGATCAGCACACCGGTAATACCataaaatttgatattagTTCATTAATGTTGAATAATGACTTAGAAgatgatattgaagaagatgttgaagatgatgcTCATGAAGAACGGAAATCTTCTCCTTCAAGTGAACctaatgatgatataataggatttttcaagaatgatttcaataatattttaaccaaaatctttaataaaattgataatagaaatcaattatcaaGACTACAATATGATCAATTGGTTgaaatgaataatttgatGGGTCAATTGATTACAAATGATAATGGTggtactaataataatagaaagatattattatttcaatatttgaaatacttaataaaagaattattgaaagagaaaaattcACATATCAATCGGTTGATATTACCATCAAGTATACTACATAACACTGGTACCAATGGTATTACCACTAACATTTCAGGAAATACCCTAgtcaataacaataaccaCGTGACAAATATGACCAATTTTACCACCAATGGgatattatcatcaacaacgTCAACGACAACAGTAAATCATAACAGGACAACTAGTCATACATGGACAAAGTTTGATGAAATAGAATCCAGTTTATTAGAGTCATGGATTAATAGAATGGAACAGGATAACTAG
- the SWD3 gene encoding Swd3p (Ortholog(s) have histone methyltransferase activity (H3-K4 specific) activity, role in chromatin silencing at telomere, histone H3-K4 methylation, telomere maintenance and Set1C/COMPASS complex localization), with protein MGIPILSSDIQESDLYKIRYTINEPSITFTAIKFSPNGQNFACSSSNGKIYIYNTTTGKLITTLSGHTKGISDIVYSPINSNILASCSDDLTIRLWNITQQRCIKLLRKHTYHITTLKFTQKGNILISGSSDETITIWDITSNGGKILTTLAAHSDPVSSIALTPDDSIIVSASYDGLMRLFDLQTSQCLKTLTNSTFGGHGTATASTNDVINFPIAKVELSPNGQFILNSSLDGKIRLWNYMENKVYKTYQGINGEKICEKFNCDIKFITRNVNSNAITITSNNNDDEQYNNVLIVSGSDSTGLLIWDIQSKQIVFQVDPQTCGKDAILGVDTYKQGEILGCCSRDGIITILDMNKKYTERNDSVQQQKEVIDTESRGETPI; from the coding sequence ATGGGAATTCcaatattatcatcagATATCCAAGAATCTGATTTATACAAAATTCGATATACTATCAATGAACCATCTATAACATTCACTGCCATAAAATTCTCCCCCAATGGACAAAATTTCGCTTgttcttcatcaaatgggaaaatatatatttataataccACCACTGGTAAATTAATCACCACTTTATCAGGTCATACCAAGGGAATATCAGATATTGTATATTCTCCTATAAATTCCAATATTCTTGCATCTTGTTCTGATGATTTAACCATTCGATTATGGAATATTACTCAACAACGATGCATAAAACTATTACGGAAACATACTTATCATATAACAACGTTAAAATTCACTCAAAAAGGTAATATTTTAATTAGTGGATCATCCGATGAAACTATTACTATATGGGATATTACTTCAAATGGTGGGAAGATTTTAACCACTTTAGCGGCTCATAGTGATCCAGTTCTGTCAATTGCATTAACTCCTGatgattcaattattgTCAGTGCTTCATACGATGGATTAATGagattatttgatttacaAACCAGTCAATGtttgaaaactttaacTAATAGTACGTTTGGTGGTCATGGCACGGCTACAGCTAGTACCAATGATGTAATCAATTTCCCAATTGCTAAAGTTGAATTATCACCTAATGgacaatttattttgaattctAGTTTAGATGGGAAAATTCGATTATGGAATTATATGGAAAATAAAGTTTATAAAACTTATCAAGGTATAAATGGTGAGAAAATTTGTGAGAAATTTAATTGTGATATAAAATTTATCACTCGAAATGTTAATAGCAATGccattactattactaGTAATAACAATGACGATGAACAGTACAACAACGTGTTAATTGTTTCTGGTAGTGATTCGACGGGGTTATTAATTTGGGATATTCAACTGaaacaaattgtttttcaagTAGATCCACAAACTTGTGGGAAAGATGCTATTTTAGGAGTTGATACTTACAAGCAAGGAGAAATATTGGGCTGTTGTAGTCGAGATGGAATAATTACAATTTTAGAtatgaataaaaaatatactGAAAGAAATGATAGTGTTCAACAACAGAAAGAGGTAATTGATACAGAATCACGAGGTGAAACACCTATTTAA
- a CDS encoding uncharacterized protein (Ortholog(s) have role in late endosome to vacuole transport via multivesicular body sorting pathway, protein targeting to vacuole and Golgi apparatus, Vps55/Vps68 complex, fungal-type vacuole membrane, mitochondrion localization), which produces MDHNHSSNLFRFASIQLPKSAKLRSFGIYLSGALFAIGFWSLVDASIYSKTINASDVHVNFIDWIPFLASSMGMLIVNSIEKSNLMINPNNQSDFTGSGGNGGGHAWAARIILFMGFSLLAGGLAGSFMVFILKYLMNHYTFPTLGMGVANIVCNGCVMLSCIFLWLSQNIEDEYSYSLAL; this is translated from the coding sequence ATGGATCATAATCATTCAAGTAATTTATTTCGATTTgcatcaattcaattaccTAAATCGGCCAAATTACGATCATTTGGAATATATTTATCAGGAGCATTATTTGCTATAGGATTTTGGTCATTAGTTGATGCATCAATATATCTGAAAACGATTAATGCTAGTGATGTTCATgttaattttattgattggaTTCCATTTTTAGCTTCTTCAATGGGGATGTTAATTGTTAATtctattgaaaaatcaaatttaatgataaatcCCAATAATCAACTGGATTTTACAGGAAgtggtggtaatggtggtggACATGCTTGGGCAGCaagaataattttatttatggGATTTAGTTTATTGGCTGGTGGATTAGCTGGAAGTTTTATGgtttttatattgaaataCTTAATGAATCATTATACTTTCCCAACTTTAGGTATGGGGGTTGCTAATATTGTATGTAATGGTTGTGTTATGTTGAGTTGTATTTTCTTATGGTTGAGtcaaaatattgaagatgaatatAGTTATAGTTTAGCTTTATAA
- a CDS encoding serine/threonine/tyrosine protein kinase (Putative serine/threonine/tyrosine (dual-specificity) kinase; disruptants not obtained by UAU1 method), giving the protein MPQSSSTFINEYTLPDVVENSSSRASKMTIKEYKRIGEGAFGTVVEAMLKYETNSSKGNDGTGSHLLGHFRHHSHSDKDNNNTTNNNNNNNKDGEWLGPFAIKRVPAQTEYKSRELEILRFVSHPNIVSLRFFFDKKSSSDNKVYQNLVMECLPSNLQSEIKYYRQSKYTIPYPHMKAYTFQLARAMLYLHGYGISHRDIKPSNILVDPNTVRLKICDFGSAKKLEPNQPSVSYICSRYYRAPELIVGCSLYTTKIDIWGLGCVIAEMFLGKPIFQGQSPESQLKEIAKLLGPPPNTFFFKSNPQYRGNMYTTRLFNCSIEERFKQIFSNSPSDAIDLLMKILVYDPDVRASPRRVLIHPFFDELKSSQFKVYPRGSSTPIELHLFNFSEYELELLGSLKNEFVKS; this is encoded by the coding sequence ATGCCTCAATCATCGTCAACTTTTATAAATGAATATACTTTACCTGATGTGGTGGAAAATTCTTCCTCGCGTGCCAGTAAAATGACAATTAAAGAATACAAGAGAATAGGAGAAGGTGCATTTGGTACTGTTGTTGAAGCTATGTTGAAATATGAAACTAATTCGTCTAAAGGAAATGATGGCACTGGGTCACATTTACTTGGCCATTTCCGTCATCATAGCCATAGCGACAaggataataataatacaaccaacaacaacaataataacaacaaagatGGTGAATGGTTAGGACCATTTGCTATTAAACGAGTCCCTGCACAAACTGAATATAAATCACgagaattggaaattttaCGATTTGTCAGCCATCCTAATATTGTCAGTTTACGATTTTTTTTCGATAAGAAAAGTTCTTCTGATAATAaagtttatcaaaatttagTAATGGAATGTTTACCATCAAATTTACAATcagaaatcaaatattatcGTCAATCCAAATACACTATTCCATATCCCCATATGAAAGCTTATACTTTCCAATTGGCTCGAGCCATGCTCTATTTACACGGATATGGAATCAGTCATCGAGATATTAAACCATCAAATATACTTGTTGATCCAAACACGGTgagattgaaaatttgtGATTTTGGAtctgcaaaaaaattagaacCAAATCAACCTTCAGTGAGTTATATATGTTCAAGATATTATCGTGCTCCTGAACTAATTGTTGGATGTTCTTTATATACAACCAAAATTGATATATGGGGGTTAGGATGTGTTATTGCGGAAATGTTCTTGGGTAAACCAATTTTCCAAGGTCAATCACCTGAATctcaattgaaagaaattgCTAAACTTTTAGGTCCGCCACCaaatacttttttcttcaaaagtAATCCTCAATATCGTGGTAATATGTATACTACAagattattcaattgtagTATAGAAGAAAgatttaaacaaattttcaGTAATTCACCACTGGAtgcaattgatttattgatgaaaatattgGTTTATGATCCTGATGTAAGAGCTAGTCCTAGAAGAGTGTTGATACATCCATTTTtcgatgaattgaaatcttCACAATTTAAAGTTTATCCTCGTGGGTCATCTACTCCAATTGAATTgcatttatttaattttagtgaatatgaattggaattattgggatctttgaaaaatgaatttgtgAAAtcataa
- a CDS encoding uncharacterized protein (Protein of unknown function; mRNA binds She3; transcript regulated upon yeast-hypha switch; induced in oralpharyngeal candidasis) yields MSTNSFPILKTPSTSNVPTITRPPFQTNSNPLATKSQSTITQIPSSQLHYSTRTRSTTINEINELIKQDYKASHNKFNCNSNGGKIKLLDDVDLEKQLIETAGGKNHVWTFILKLVILTILVLGSGILIFYAL; encoded by the coding sequence ATGTCCACTAATTCTTTCccaatattgaaaactCCATCAACTTCAAATGTACCAACTATAACCAGACCACCTTTTCAAACCAATTCCAACCCATTGGCAACAAAATCTCAATCTACTATAACTCAAATCCCATCATCTCAACTTCATTATTCAACCAGAACAAGATCAACtacaattaatgaaatcaatgaattgattaaacaAGATTATAAAGCCAGTCacaataaattcaattgcaATTCTAATGGTGggaaaattaaattattagatgatgttgatttagaaaaacaattgattgaaactGCTGGTGGGAAAAATCATGTTTGGACatttatattgaaattggtcATATTGACTATATTAGTATTAGGATCAGgaattttgatattttatGCTTTATAA
- a CDS encoding uncharacterized protein (Protein of unknown function; oxidative stress-induced via Cap1; induced by alpha pheromone in SpiderM medium), with translation MRFQSYIQLSLVPYHLYPMILEPYLQGRYIGYMEDAKKSPANGREYSYVDVLIAFVKGSQLEVANANAQVELFNILPVPGQTVGDFIDAIQGKYRQLKQYNNVFVSVRAHVFTHCHKYFI, from the coding sequence ATGCGATTTCAGTCGTATATTCAGCTTTCACTCGTTCCATATCATCTCTACCCGATGATATTGGAACCATACTTACAGGGTAGATATATTGGCTACATGGAGGACGCTAAGAAAAGTCCAGCCAATGGGAGAGAGTATAGCTATGTTGACGTCTTGATCGCATTTGTCAAGGGGTCTCAATTGGAAGTAGCTAATGCAAATGCACAGGTCGAGTTGTTTAATATATTGCCAGTTCCAGGGCAGACAGTCGGTGATTTCATCGATGCCATCCAAGGAAAATACAGGCAATTAAAGCAATATAATAATGTGTTCGTCTCAGTTCGAGCACATGTATTCACACACTGCcacaaatattttatatgA